In Parageobacillus sp. KH3-4, the genomic window GATATTTTTGTTACTTATGACATAATAGACGAGAGATTTTATCTGGTCAAACGTGAAGTTCGTTTTCATGTTGCTTCCGACCGCTTCGATGACATCGTCGTATTTTGTGATGGAGCTCGCCTGGCTTGCTTTCTTCAAAATCGCTTTTAAAATTTCCTGCTGGCGTTTTCCGCGTTCGATGTCGTTATCTTTCTTTCGAGTTCTCGCAAGGGCGAGCGCTTCTTCACCGTTTAACTTATGAAGCCCTTTTTTCAGTACAATAGCATTGCGATGGTCTTCTGAATCTTTTTCTTTAATGTCATAAGGAACTTCGACTTCGATTCCGCCCAATGCATCGACCACATCCATGAAGGCGTAGAAATTCATTTTAACGTAATAATTGATATGAATATCAAATAAATTTTCGACTGATTCAACGGTGCACTTGACGCCTCCATAAGCATGTGCGTGCGTAATTTTATCATATTTGTCCTCGCACGGGATATATACATATGAGTCGCGCGGAATGCTCACCATTTTCACCGACTTGTCTTTAGCGTTAAACGTGGCAAGAATAAGCGCATCGGACCTGGTATCTTTTTTAAAATTGCGTGAACGGCTGTCATCGACGCCGATAAACAGCACAGCAAAATTATCCTTTTTTGGGTCAAGAGACTTTGTATTATCGTGTCTGAGCATTTCATACGACTTGTTCATCACCGATTCGGCTTTATGCATTAAAAATGAAGCATATCCTAAAGAACTGGCTAACAGCAATAAGCTGAGAATAAACAGCCCGAATAAAATGCGTCTTCTGCGCTTTTTCTTTTTTCGCTTTTTGTATCGCTTTCGCTCATTTATCATCTTTCTTTCATTTACCATGATGATGACTCCTTTTTATCGTTTTGGATTATAAGACGTCCGTTTCGAGATATTCCGTTTCCCCTTCGGCGATTTTTGCCCTTCCGTTTGTCAGCTCAGTTATCCAGTCGACGAACGTTTGCTTTTCTGCTTCCTCGACAAAAATTTCAAGTTCGACGTTTTCTGAGTAATGGGTGTCTTTTATAGTATAGTCAGAAGAGCGCAATTCATTTTCCACTTTTCCGAGCCACGTATAATCGATGGTGACATGCATGATGCGCGCAAGGCGGCGTTCGACGATGCCAGCTGCTTTCAGCCCTTCCGACACGGATTTTCCGTATGCGCGCACAAGGCCGCCCGCCCCAAGTTTAATGCCGCCAAAATATCGGGTGACAACAGCGACGGTATCTTTCAGCCCTTTTTTCTTCAGCACCTCCAGCATCGGAATGCCGGCGGTACCGCTCGGTTCACCGTCATCGTTCGCTTTTTGGATTTGATCGTGTTCGCCGATAATGTAGGCAGAACAGTTATGAGTCGCGTCCCAATGCTTTTTTTTTATTTGTTGGATAAATTGAACTGCTTCTTCTTCCGTAGTTGCTCTGTTGATATAGCAAATAAAGCGAGATTTTTCAATGACGATTTCATTTTCGCCGTATCCTTTTACTGTATAGTATTTTTGCAACAAAACAAAAATCACCCCGCTGCAACGAAAACGAGTCTAGATAAAAAATTGACAAGGTTTTTACAAAAAAACATGTTATACTATTTTAGTAGGCAAGAGCTAGATTGTTAGTAGATGCTTTTTTTATTATAAATCGACAACTTTTTTCCTTCAAATAAATTTTTTTGGCACTTGTGCGCAAAATGGGAAAACATCGCAGCAACTCGTTTATGGAGGATGTTGTATGTCGACAAATAAAAGCTTGGACGTAAAAGAATTGGATAAAATTGTCGAAAAAATGATCGACACCGTTCAACATAGCAAAGACGAAATTTTTCGAATTGGCGAACAATCGCGCCAAGAATACGAATGGATGCTTAAGGAATTGGCAGACGTGAAGTCGGCGATCGAAAAGACGATCGAGGAGGCAGACAAGCTCGAAGTACAAACCCGGATGTCCCGCCAGCGCCTTTCAGAAGTGAGCCGAAATTTCGCGCTGCATTCAGAAGATGAAATCCGCGAAGCGTATGAAAAAGCGCATGAATTGCATATGGCGCTGGCGATGGTCCGCGAGAGGGAAAAACAGTTGCGGTTGCGTCGGGATGAGCTGGAGCGGCGTTTAATCGGGCTGAAAGAAACGATCGAACGTGCCGATCATTTAGTTGGGCAAGTTACGGTTGTTCTTAATTATCTAACTAGCGATTTCCGCCAAGTCGGTGAATTTATTGAAGGAGCGAGACAAAAGCAAGAATTTGGGTTGAAAATTATTGAAGCACAGGAAGAAGAACGGAAACGGCTGTCGCGGGAAATTCACGACGGTCCGGCACAAATGCTTGCGCACGTCATTATT contains:
- a CDS encoding LCP family protein, whose amino-acid sequence is MVNERKMINERKRYKKRKKKKRRRRILFGLFILSLLLLASSLGYASFLMHKAESVMNKSYEMLRHDNTKSLDPKKDNFAVLFIGVDDSRSRNFKKDTRSDALILATFNAKDKSVKMVSIPRDSYVYIPCEDKYDKITHAHAYGGVKCTVESVENLFDIHINYYVKMNFYAFMDVVDALGGIEVEVPYDIKEKDSEDHRNAIVLKKGLHKLNGEEALALARTRKKDNDIERGKRQQEILKAILKKASQASSITKYDDVIEAVGSNMKTNFTFDQIKSLVYYVISNKNISIESLHLTGTDHNDGVYYYMLDEQSVQEISETLQNHLR
- a CDS encoding YigZ family protein — protein: MLQKYYTVKGYGENEIVIEKSRFICYINRATTEEEAVQFIQQIKKKHWDATHNCSAYIIGEHDQIQKANDDGEPSGTAGIPMLEVLKKKGLKDTVAVVTRYFGGIKLGAGGLVRAYGKSVSEGLKAAGIVERRLARIMHVTIDYTWLGKVENELRSSDYTIKDTHYSENVELEIFVEEAEKQTFVDWITELTNGRAKIAEGETEYLETDVL
- a CDS encoding sensor histidine kinase, whose protein sequence is MSTNKSLDVKELDKIVEKMIDTVQHSKDEIFRIGEQSRQEYEWMLKELADVKSAIEKTIEEADKLEVQTRMSRQRLSEVSRNFALHSEDEIREAYEKAHELHMALAMVREREKQLRLRRDELERRLIGLKETIERADHLVGQVTVVLNYLTSDFRQVGEFIEGARQKQEFGLKIIEAQEEERKRLSREIHDGPAQMLAHVIIRSDLMEKVLKDRGIEAAILEIRDFKKMVRSALYEVRRIIYDLRPMALDDLGLVPTLRKYLQTIEDYNKGIDISFVHIGEEMRLPPRLEVAVFRLVQEAVQNALKHAEATKIEVKTEMGNNNQLLVVVKDNGKGFDTTVKKENAFGLMGMKERVDLLEGTLTIRSKIGAGTTIFIRIPLNI